A single region of the Oreochromis niloticus isolate F11D_XX linkage group LG19, O_niloticus_UMD_NMBU, whole genome shotgun sequence genome encodes:
- the LOC102080805 gene encoding uncharacterized protein LOC102080805 isoform X1 → MFTCPLGTGFISTGWMELLKHLKKKLVLLFITALFLFLVFTVKTPSTYKSNPKPSGSPSACSMRISEQTITPLNNTKHLLVSAYMDQRVKDFDIRIIGIFRRDSIQPLHCFFCCAGHLSKTTPATILQHPDNYGFPFVTTDVMCQIPQNCSATHVTLLTTPDKQSPSNHPWLPIRNKDTVGQKEENMQFDFTICISNLFGDYNNVLQFAQTLEMYKLLGVNRVVIYNTSCGAGLDRLLQSYSDEGFVEMVPWPIDKHLNPSRGWLHSEHGGDLHYFGQLTTLNECIYRSMERSRYVLLNDIDEIIMPYQHEDLMSLMNMLRNQHPNAGVFLIENHIFPKKHFEPSGRFHLPQWNGVPGINILEHIYREDPARNIYHPYKMIVRPRMVEMTSVHEVIKNFGERYKVPLDVCRIVHVRVALLGSLTLEQLNVDKRLWDFQEKLIPNVDKVLKRVGMLNLTQN, encoded by the exons AACGCCCAGCACATACAAATCAAACCCAAAACCATCTgggtcgccaagtgcttgctccaTGAGGATATCCGAGCAGACCATCACGCCGCTTAACAATACCAAGCACTTACTGGTGTCAGCCTACATGGACCAaagagtgaaggattttgataTACGCATCATTGGCATATTTAGGAGAGACTCCATCCAACCCCTTCACTGCTTTTTCTGCTGTGCTGGTCATTTAAGTAAAACCACTCCAGCAACAATTTTACAGCATCCAGATAACTATGGTTTTCCCTTTGTCACTACGGATGTCATGTGTCAGATTCCTCAGAACTGCAGTGCGACACATGTCACTCTCTTGACTACACCAGACAAACAGAGTCCATCAAATCATCCATGGCTCCCAATAAGAAACAAAGACACAGTtggacagaaagaagaaaacatgcaGTTTGACTTTACAATCTGCATCTCTAACCTCTTTGGCGACTACAACAATGTGCTTCAGTTTGCACAGACTCTGGAGATGTACAA GTTGCTGGGTGTGAACAGAGTGGTGATCTATAACACCAGCTGTGGTGCAGGGCTTGATCGCCTGTTGCAGAGTTACAGCGACGAGGGCTTTGTGGAAATGGTTCCTTGGCCCATTGACAAGCATCTGAATCCATCTCGTGGCTGGCTTCACTCAGAGCACGGAGGGGATTTGCATTACTTTGGCCAACTGACCACACTTAATGAGTGCATTTACAGATCAATGGAGCGTTCTCGCTACGTCCTGTTGAATGACATTGATGAGATTATAATGCCATACCAGCACGAGGACCTGATGTCTTTGATGAACATGCTCCGAAATCAGCATCCAAAT GCAGGGGTGTTCCTTATTGAGAATCATATTTTCCCAAAGAAACATTTTGAGCCAAGCGGACGGTTTCACCTGCCTCAGTGGAACGGGGTGCCAGGAATTAATATTCTGGAGCACATCTACAGGGAGGACCCCGCCAGAAACATATACCATCCATACAAGATGATAGTTCGGCCAAG AATGGTGGAGATGACTTCAGTCCATGAAGTGATCAAGAATTTTGGAGAACGCTACAAGGTTCCACTAGATGTTTGTCGGATCGTTCATGTCCGCGTGGCTCTACTGGGATCATTAACCCTGGAGCAGCTTAATGTGGATAAACGACTGTGGGACTTTCAGGAAAAACTCATTCCCAATGTGGACAAAGTGTTGAAGAGGGTGGGAATGCTGAACTTGACGCAGAACTGA